A region of Alphaproteobacteria bacterium DNA encodes the following proteins:
- a CDS encoding DUF58 domain-containing protein, with product MSLEARREAERAAAGLPPLLVEARRVAATVQQGVHGRRRSGPGETFWQFRRYETGDPAAMIDWRRSAKSDRLYVREQEWEASATVWLWCDASPSMNFASQGLSTTKRHRANVILLGLADLLLRGGEQVALLGEGGRRPLRGSVALARLGEAIARNTSDADGILSREALPRHAQIVLIGDFLDPPEAIEQVVRGLAGDGAEGSLVQVLDPAEESLPYAGRVRFQGLEGEGNPLIRRVEAIRPAYHARLAAQRNALATICRQVGWRFLGHRTDHTPETALLALYLGLSDEVSRRR from the coding sequence ATGAGCCTCGAAGCCAGGCGGGAGGCGGAGCGCGCGGCAGCTGGCCTGCCGCCTTTGCTAGTCGAGGCGCGTCGCGTCGCAGCGACCGTCCAGCAAGGGGTTCACGGCCGCCGTCGCTCGGGGCCGGGCGAAACGTTCTGGCAATTTCGGCGGTACGAGACGGGTGATCCGGCCGCGATGATTGATTGGCGGCGCTCGGCTAAGTCCGATCGCCTTTATGTGCGGGAGCAGGAATGGGAAGCCTCGGCCACTGTCTGGCTTTGGTGCGACGCTTCGCCGTCGATGAATTTCGCCTCGCAGGGCCTGTCGACCACTAAGCGGCACCGTGCCAATGTCATTTTACTGGGTCTTGCGGACCTGTTGTTGCGGGGCGGCGAGCAGGTAGCTCTGCTCGGTGAGGGCGGCCGGCGGCCGTTGCGGGGCAGTGTAGCCCTGGCACGTCTCGGCGAGGCCATCGCGCGCAACACCAGTGACGCCGATGGTATTCTCTCCCGCGAAGCCCTGCCGCGCCACGCCCAGATTGTGCTTATCGGGGATTTTCTCGATCCGCCCGAAGCTATCGAGCAGGTCGTGCGTGGGCTCGCCGGCGATGGTGCCGAGGGCAGCTTGGTGCAGGTGCTGGATCCAGCCGAGGAAAGCCTGCCTTATGCGGGCCGTGTCCGCTTTCAGGGCCTGGAAGGTGAGGGCAATCCCCTGATCAGGCGTGTCGAGGCGATCCGCCCCGCCTATCACGCGCGCCTTGCGGCGCAGCGCAACGCGTTGGCAACAATTTGCCGTCAGGTCGGTTGGCGTTTTCTCGGTCATCGTACCGACCATACGCCGGAAACCGCATTACTGGCGCTTTATCTAGGCCTTTCGGACGAAGTTAGCCGGCGCCGATGA
- a CDS encoding efflux RND transporter permease subunit — MNLIDGAIKRPTAVIAAVMMVLIFGFLALQRIPIQLAPDVSKPLISVTTIWPGGSPFEIEREILNRQEEKLKGIEGLVQMEGAAQNGRAEVKLEFDIDTNMDRTLLLVANRLDQVEFYPDESLRPTISTSGLSDNPIAWFILTRSEGNERAVHSYGDFVEDVIQERLERVPGVSRTNIYGGSQREMRVTIDPAAMARFRLTVPRVVQALRAANASVSAGEVDEGKRRYTVRTEGEFETIAQVEQVVLTSDSDEATGRIGRVTVGDIADIAYAYKEPRATIRFLGEASLAINAIRETGANVIETMDGIKAAIEELNERTLPEAGLVIRHVYDETIYIKSSISLVRQNIWVGGTLAAIILMIFLRSLRATLIVSLAIPISVVAAFVAMAVLGRSINVISLAGIAFAVGMVVDAAIVVLENIYRYRERGLPAAEAAYKGATQVWSAVMVSALTTVLVFVPILIMELEAGQLFRDIAVAISVAVLASLAVSVTMIPALSKSLLKRSNITESRLRLPLVDLLARAFASILMGYVRSITLSRFMSLMVAGGIVAGTGFASYHFLPKLEYLPEGNRNLIFGIMLPPPGYNLDTMTEIALRVEDRVRHLWGSVTGPAPEADGPPKIRNYFFVALPSRAFFGAGTYPETANRVAELIPVLSRSLFGEPGTFGFFNQPSLFSRDIGGGRAIKLDISGANLEEVVITAQSAAGLVGTAFPRSEGHQMRPLPGLELGSPEVRVVPDRVRLADNGVSALELALSIDAFNDGLRVAEITVEGQRIDLTLRGPEDQIDRTQSIEHLPVVTQSGRILPVSMLANVDVTAGPTEIRHLERERTITLVISPRADIPLEAAIETVQTQIIDKLTEQGLPPGVRLRMSGSAAQLDLTFEAMMTNLLVAVVIVYLLMAVLFESFIYPFVILLSVPPATAGGVLGLFLLNQYMDMAASGGFQALDMLTMLGFIILVGIVVNNAILLVDQTLHHMRDEGMATRDAILEATRNRMRPIFMSTLTSVFGMMPLVIFPGAGSELYRGLGSVVVGGLSLSAILTLLIVPPLLAVFLPRQAARKAEVEPTAPAASPPPSSIPQAAE; from the coding sequence ATGAACCTGATTGACGGCGCCATCAAGCGACCGACCGCAGTGATCGCCGCGGTAATGATGGTACTGATCTTCGGCTTCCTCGCCCTGCAGCGCATCCCCATCCAGCTCGCGCCCGATGTCTCCAAGCCGCTGATCAGCGTCACCACCATCTGGCCGGGCGGCTCGCCTTTCGAGATAGAGCGCGAGATCCTGAACCGCCAGGAAGAAAAGCTAAAGGGCATCGAAGGCTTGGTGCAGATGGAGGGGGCGGCTCAGAACGGGCGCGCTGAGGTCAAGCTCGAGTTCGACATCGACACCAATATGGACCGGACGCTACTGCTGGTCGCCAATCGTCTCGACCAGGTTGAGTTCTATCCGGACGAGTCTCTGCGTCCGACCATCTCGACATCCGGCCTATCTGACAATCCCATCGCCTGGTTCATCCTGACGCGCTCAGAGGGCAATGAGCGTGCGGTCCATTCCTATGGCGATTTCGTCGAGGACGTGATCCAGGAGCGCCTGGAACGCGTACCAGGCGTCTCGCGCACCAATATCTATGGCGGCAGCCAGCGCGAGATGCGCGTGACCATCGATCCCGCCGCCATGGCCCGCTTCCGCCTGACGGTACCGCGCGTGGTGCAGGCGCTGCGCGCCGCAAATGCCTCCGTCTCGGCCGGTGAGGTGGACGAGGGCAAGCGCCGCTATACCGTGCGCACCGAGGGCGAGTTCGAGACCATCGCCCAGGTCGAGCAGGTGGTGCTGACCAGCGATTCCGACGAAGCCACCGGACGCATAGGCCGGGTCACGGTCGGCGACATCGCGGACATCGCTTACGCCTACAAGGAACCCAGGGCAACCATCCGCTTCCTCGGCGAGGCCTCGCTCGCCATCAACGCCATTCGCGAGACCGGCGCCAACGTTATCGAGACAATGGACGGCATCAAGGCCGCGATCGAAGAGCTCAACGAGCGCACCCTGCCCGAAGCCGGGCTGGTCATCCGCCACGTCTACGACGAGACCATTTACATCAAGTCCTCGATCTCGCTGGTCCGTCAGAACATCTGGGTTGGCGGCACGCTAGCCGCGATCATCCTGATGATCTTCCTGCGCTCGCTAAGGGCGACGCTGATCGTCTCGCTCGCCATCCCAATCTCGGTCGTCGCCGCCTTCGTCGCCATGGCGGTGCTGGGGCGTTCGATCAACGTAATCTCGCTCGCCGGCATCGCCTTCGCCGTCGGCATGGTGGTCGATGCCGCGATCGTGGTGTTGGAGAATATCTACCGCTACCGCGAACGCGGCCTGCCAGCGGCCGAGGCCGCCTATAAAGGCGCCACCCAAGTCTGGAGCGCGGTCATGGTTTCCGCGCTCACTACGGTGTTGGTGTTCGTGCCAATCCTTATCATGGAGCTTGAGGCTGGCCAGCTCTTCCGCGACATCGCGGTCGCCATCTCGGTTGCCGTGCTGGCCTCGCTTGCCGTCTCAGTAACGATGATCCCAGCGCTGTCAAAATCTCTGCTCAAGCGCAGCAACATCACGGAATCGCGCCTGCGGCTGCCGCTCGTCGATCTTCTGGCCCGCGCCTTTGCGAGCATACTCATGGGCTACGTGCGCAGCATCACGCTCAGCCGCTTCATGTCGCTAATGGTGGCAGGGGGCATCGTCGCTGGCACGGGCTTCGCCAGCTATCACTTCCTGCCAAAGCTGGAATATTTGCCGGAAGGCAATCGCAACCTGATCTTCGGCATCATGCTGCCGCCACCAGGCTATAATCTCGACACCATGACCGAGATCGCGCTCAGGGTGGAAGATCGCGTCCGTCACCTTTGGGGCAGCGTGACCGGGCCAGCACCTGAAGCAGATGGCCCGCCGAAGATCCGCAACTACTTCTTCGTCGCCCTACCCAGCCGCGCTTTCTTCGGCGCCGGCACTTATCCTGAGACGGCAAATCGGGTGGCCGAATTGATCCCGGTACTGTCGCGATCGTTGTTCGGCGAGCCCGGTACCTTCGGCTTCTTCAACCAGCCAAGCCTGTTCAGTCGCGACATCGGTGGCGGCCGTGCCATCAAGCTCGATATCTCCGGCGCCAACCTTGAGGAAGTGGTGATCACGGCACAGAGCGCCGCCGGTCTGGTTGGCACCGCCTTTCCGCGCAGCGAAGGCCACCAGATGCGCCCACTGCCGGGCCTGGAGCTCGGCTCGCCCGAGGTGCGCGTGGTGCCCGATCGCGTGCGGCTTGCCGACAACGGCGTTTCCGCGCTCGAACTGGCGCTCAGCATCGATGCCTTTAACGACGGCCTGCGCGTGGCCGAAATCACGGTTGAAGGCCAGCGCATCGACCTCACCCTGCGCGGGCCGGAAGACCAGATTGACCGCACCCAGAGTATCGAGCACTTGCCCGTCGTCACCCAAAGCGGCCGCATCCTGCCGGTCAGCATGCTGGCAAACGTGGACGTTACCGCCGGCCCCACCGAGATCCGACACTTGGAGCGCGAACGCACCATCACTCTGGTGATCAGCCCGCGCGCCGATATCCCCCTCGAGGCGGCGATCGAGACCGTGCAAACCCAGATCATCGACAAGCTCACCGAGCAGGGCCTGCCGCCTGGCGTACGCTTACGCATGTCGGGTTCTGCAGCACAGCTGGACCTCACCTTCGAGGCCATGATGACCAACCTGCTCGTGGCCGTAGTCATCGTCTATCTGCTAATGGCAGTGCTGTTCGAGAGCTTTATCTACCCCTTCGTCATTCTGCTCTCGGTGCCACCCGCCACCGCCGGCGGCGTGCTTGGCCTGTTCCTACTCAACCAATACATGGACATGGCCGCTTCCGGAGGCTTCCAGGCTCTCGACATGTTGACTATGCTTGGCTTCATCATCCTTGTCGGAATCGTCGTCAACAATGCGATTCTGCTCGTCGATCAGACGCTGCACCACATGCGCGACGAGGGCATGGCCACGCGTGACGCCATACTGGAGGCCACGCGCAACCGCATGCGACCGATCTTCATGTCCACCCTGACCAGTGTGTTTGGCATGATGCCGCTGGTAATATTCCCCGGTGCCGGCTCCGAGCTCTATCGCGGTCTTGGCTCAGTGGTTGTTGGCGGGCTGTCGTTGTCGGCCATCCTGACCCTACTGATCGTGCCGCCTCTGCTGGCAGTCTTCCTGCCCAGACAGGCCGCGCGCAAGGCGGAAGTGGAGCCCACGGCGCCGGCCGCCTCGCCCCCGCCTTCATCAATCCCGCAAGCCGCCGAATAG
- a CDS encoding DNA-3-methyladenine glycosylase yields the protein MSFSLISGPTIAPAFGLDSAAGIGDPSSMSSKHLPEADVAPAPYWVEARDALSACDPVMSRLIAAAGDGALLPRRDAFFSLARSIVGQQVSVASAEAVWQRLMTKLGAARPELVVAYRIDDLRACGLSRQKSSYLISLAEHFLDGSLEVAAWPELADETVIARLVQVKGIGRWTAEMFLIFHLLRPDVLPVADIGVQRAFSNHYTDGERPDAERMYSLAEPWRPWRSVAVWYLWRSLDVVPVDY from the coding sequence ATGAGCTTCTCCTTGATCAGCGGCCCGACCATAGCACCCGCTTTCGGACTCGACAGCGCTGCCGGAATAGGCGATCCCAGTTCCATGTCGTCGAAACACCTGCCCGAAGCGGACGTCGCGCCAGCCCCCTATTGGGTTGAAGCCCGCGATGCCCTGTCTGCCTGCGATCCAGTCATGTCGCGACTGATCGCGGCGGCTGGGGACGGGGCATTGCTGCCCAGGCGCGATGCCTTTTTCTCGTTGGCGCGATCAATCGTCGGCCAGCAAGTTTCTGTCGCCTCGGCCGAAGCGGTCTGGCAACGCCTCATGACCAAACTCGGCGCCGCCAGGCCCGAGTTGGTCGTCGCGTACCGTATCGACGACCTGCGCGCCTGCGGCCTGTCGCGCCAGAAGAGCAGCTACCTGATCAGCCTAGCTGAACACTTTCTCGACGGATCGCTGGAAGTCGCGGCCTGGCCGGAGCTCGCTGACGAGACCGTCATCGCACGCCTGGTGCAAGTCAAGGGCATCGGCCGCTGGACAGCTGAGATGTTTCTCATCTTCCACCTGCTGCGCCCCGATGTGCTGCCGGTTGCCGATATCGGTGTGCAACGGGCTTTCAGCAACCACTATACTGACGGCGAGCGGCCCGACGCGGAACGCATGTATAGCCTCGCGGAGCCTTGGCGGCCCTGGCGCTCCGTGGCTGTCTGGTATCTCTGGCGCAGTCTCGACGTGGTGCCCGTGGATTATTGA
- a CDS encoding amidohydrolase family protein — MEFDVLRNFKGLGVEDGVNMADPYQLGTAFFRSGQDGGKVQHHMEKIAAKSELPRREFFKSALGFTGAMLAVNAATGMRFFDVSEAEAQEVAALEEVQGSIRGKTGYVIDMHTHVCTRPEGYVLGENTTQKGMWFVDLLDGLGKAFGMENGVHDMNIENYGKMLLDGSETDIGVFNPFGFAEDYGGRDMVPMDYQKQVKEANPTNTIMLAGGLTPNQGVTETLERLEKYVKEDGASGLKLYTFDSTPNSGWWFDDEERAYPIWEKCLELGIKNIGCHKGIPFGQFMARYAHVEDFDKACDDFLGLNFIAFHSAWPYHGELGALKGFKPQRNNLFCEIGSTFAATVTGRPVECAHVLGSLVRDLGAGSVMWGTDSLLWGNPQWQIDAFRRFRIPDELIDGHGYPQLTDEVKAQILGKNAAALWELETAKNEYGREVPFVHFG, encoded by the coding sequence ATGGAATTTGATGTCCTTAGAAATTTTAAGGGACTTGGTGTCGAGGACGGGGTAAATATGGCTGACCCCTACCAACTAGGTACCGCCTTCTTCCGGTCGGGCCAGGATGGTGGCAAGGTTCAGCACCATATGGAAAAGATCGCGGCCAAGTCCGAGCTGCCGCGACGTGAGTTCTTCAAGTCGGCACTCGGCTTTACTGGCGCCATGCTTGCGGTCAATGCTGCCACCGGAATGCGATTCTTTGACGTTTCCGAAGCAGAGGCCCAAGAAGTCGCGGCCCTTGAGGAAGTCCAGGGATCCATTCGCGGCAAGACCGGGTATGTCATCGACATGCACACCCACGTCTGTACCCGCCCCGAAGGGTATGTACTGGGCGAGAACACGACCCAAAAGGGTATGTGGTTTGTCGACCTTCTCGACGGTCTGGGCAAAGCCTTCGGGATGGAGAACGGCGTCCACGACATGAACATCGAGAACTACGGTAAGATGCTGCTCGATGGCAGCGAGACCGATATCGGCGTGTTCAATCCGTTCGGCTTCGCCGAGGACTACGGCGGACGTGACATGGTGCCGATGGACTACCAAAAGCAGGTCAAGGAGGCCAACCCGACAAACACAATAATGCTGGCCGGTGGCCTGACCCCGAACCAGGGTGTGACCGAGACGCTCGAGCGGCTCGAGAAGTACGTTAAGGAAGATGGCGCTTCTGGCCTCAAGCTCTACACCTTTGATTCGACGCCGAATTCGGGCTGGTGGTTCGATGACGAAGAGCGTGCATACCCGATTTGGGAGAAGTGTCTCGAGCTCGGCATCAAGAACATCGGCTGCCACAAGGGCATCCCGTTCGGCCAGTTCATGGCCCGCTACGCCCATGTCGAGGACTTCGACAAGGCATGCGACGACTTCCTGGGCCTTAACTTTATCGCCTTCCACTCGGCTTGGCCGTATCACGGCGAGCTAGGGGCGTTGAAGGGCTTCAAGCCGCAACGTAACAATCTCTTCTGCGAGATCGGCTCGACCTTCGCCGCCACCGTCACCGGCCGTCCGGTGGAGTGCGCCCACGTGCTCGGCTCCCTGGTCCGCGACCTTGGCGCCGGCTCAGTGATGTGGGGCACAGACTCGCTGCTTTGGGGCAACCCGCAGTGGCAGATCGATGCGTTCCGCCGCTTCCGCATTCCGGATGAGCTGATCGACGGTCACGGCTATCCGCAACTCACCGATGAGGTGAAGGCACAGATCCTCGGCAAGAATGCCGCGGCCCTTTGGGAGCTGGAGACAGCGAAGAACGAATACGGACGCGAAGTACCGTTCGTACACTTCGGCTAA
- a CDS encoding zinc ribbon domain-containing protein has protein sequence MPTYEYRCEPCLKIYQVNHSMSETPKILCPECDRATERLISAPNLSLGGHTSPTAARYAKMTMSEEIAREKELQKTYETIWLPEEVKR, from the coding sequence ATGCCGACGTATGAGTATCGCTGCGAGCCTTGCCTAAAGATCTACCAAGTGAATCACAGCATGTCTGAAACGCCGAAAATTCTGTGTCCCGAATGCGACCGCGCAACCGAACGTCTTATTTCAGCCCCCAATCTCAGCCTTGGCGGTCATACCAGCCCGACTGCAGCCAGATACGCCAAGATGACCATGTCGGAAGAGATTGCCCGCGAGAAGGAACTGCAAAAGACTTACGAGACAATCTGGCTACCGGAAGAGGTTAAGCGCTGA
- a CDS encoding DUF4159 domain-containing protein, which produces MSLAALSFATPWLLATLAALPVIWWLLRVNPPAPRQLAFPAVRLLLGLRETEETPSCTPLWLLLLRLLLAALVIIACAGPLLDASHEAESDGPLLLVVDDGWAAAPTWQTRLARAEALLAKAERQERAVMIATTAPGTANPTSGLITAADALERVLALVPKPWPVDRGSARWAVAEAAEDVGETMQVAWLSDGLASGHMAEDGKFVSALRDIGPLTVYVAAQVARAKVLLPPRDDREILSLRARRVAAGADEAVEVRALASDGRILARQRLIFDAEATAVEAILEVPTAVRNEIARLDIDGERSAGAVILLDERWRRRPVGLVSGGGSERNQPLLSELYYLDRALRPFSEVRLGSIPELLDSGLSVLVLADVARLVGQDQTRIEGWLDAGGVLVRFAGPHLSEGSDDLMPVALRLGGGRALGGTLTWEQPMPLDAFPEASPFVGLTVPDDVYVERQVLAEPGMDLVEKTWARLADGTPLVTAERRGNGWLVLFHTTANADWSSLALSGLFVDMLQRIVALASGVDDGSLAAYLTPLSSLDGFGRLGAPSVEATAIAGADFATTEVGPEHPPGEYGDGPRRRALNLAPATLALQPIESIAGMPPVLDLEARREVDLAPWLLLVAYILAMIDLAIALGLRGALLSLSRVGAASSLLALAVFAFLPPGSLAQETTLDDARIVELAEKMHFAYVVTGDEEVDTISRQGLSGLTMILRTRTAVKAGRPFGINPGRDELAFYPLIYWPVTDNQVSLSDDALANIDAYLRAGGMILFDTRDQSPIDVLGRRIGGQQSKLATILSDLNVPPLSLVPVDHVLRRSFYLLDEFPGRWRSGELWVERYEGDVNDGVSSIIIGGNDYAGAWALDEDGYPLYQLVPGGQRQRELALRFGVNLAMYALSGNYKADQVHIPAILRRLGRPAPEVTE; this is translated from the coding sequence ATGAGCTTGGCCGCGCTCAGTTTCGCGACCCCCTGGTTGTTGGCAACTCTGGCTGCGCTGCCGGTAATCTGGTGGCTGCTACGCGTCAATCCGCCGGCGCCGCGGCAGCTGGCCTTTCCAGCCGTACGTCTGTTGCTTGGGTTGCGCGAGACCGAGGAGACGCCGAGCTGCACACCGCTTTGGCTCTTGCTGCTGCGCCTGTTGCTTGCCGCCCTTGTCATTATTGCCTGTGCCGGCCCCCTGCTCGATGCCTCGCACGAGGCCGAAAGCGACGGCCCCCTGCTGCTGGTTGTAGATGACGGCTGGGCCGCAGCACCAACCTGGCAGACGCGCTTGGCACGTGCGGAGGCCTTGCTGGCCAAGGCTGAACGCCAAGAGCGGGCGGTCATGATCGCAACGACCGCCCCTGGCACAGCAAACCCCACGAGCGGTCTCATCACTGCGGCGGATGCCCTGGAGCGCGTTCTGGCTTTGGTGCCGAAGCCTTGGCCGGTCGACCGCGGCAGTGCAAGGTGGGCCGTGGCCGAAGCGGCTGAAGATGTAGGCGAAACCATGCAGGTCGCCTGGCTCAGCGACGGGCTAGCATCCGGCCACATGGCAGAGGACGGGAAATTCGTGTCCGCGCTCCGTGATATAGGTCCTCTGACGGTGTATGTTGCGGCGCAGGTCGCGCGCGCTAAGGTGCTGTTGCCACCGCGCGACGACCGCGAGATCTTGAGCCTGCGGGCGAGACGCGTGGCCGCGGGCGCGGACGAGGCCGTCGAGGTGCGAGCGCTGGCCTCCGATGGCCGTATCTTGGCGCGCCAGCGGCTGATCTTCGATGCTGAGGCTACCGCCGTCGAGGCAATTTTGGAAGTGCCGACGGCGGTGCGCAACGAGATCGCACGCCTCGATATTGACGGCGAGAGGAGTGCTGGCGCCGTGATCCTGCTCGATGAGCGCTGGCGCCGCCGTCCCGTCGGGCTAGTGTCGGGCGGCGGTAGCGAGCGCAATCAGCCCCTGCTCTCGGAGCTGTACTATCTGGATCGCGCCTTGCGGCCCTTTAGCGAGGTGCGGCTCGGGTCTATACCCGAACTGTTGGATAGCGGACTCTCCGTTCTCGTGCTCGCAGATGTCGCGCGCTTGGTCGGTCAGGATCAGACGCGTATCGAGGGCTGGCTCGACGCCGGGGGTGTACTGGTGCGTTTCGCCGGGCCGCATCTCTCTGAGGGCAGTGATGATCTAATGCCGGTGGCGCTTCGCCTAGGCGGTGGTCGCGCACTTGGCGGCACACTGACCTGGGAACAGCCGATGCCGCTCGACGCCTTCCCTGAGGCCTCACCTTTCGTCGGGCTTACCGTTCCCGACGATGTGTACGTCGAGCGCCAAGTGCTGGCCGAGCCTGGCATGGACCTGGTCGAGAAGACCTGGGCTCGGCTCGCTGACGGCACGCCGCTGGTGACCGCAGAGCGGCGCGGGAATGGCTGGCTCGTACTGTTTCATACCACCGCCAACGCGGACTGGTCCTCGCTGGCGCTGTCGGGACTCTTCGTCGACATGCTGCAACGGATCGTGGCTCTTGCGAGTGGTGTTGACGACGGTAGCCTGGCTGCCTATCTGACGCCCCTTTCGAGCCTCGATGGCTTCGGCAGGCTGGGGGCGCCGAGCGTGGAAGCGACGGCCATCGCAGGCGCCGACTTTGCCACGACCGAGGTTGGGCCCGAGCATCCACCCGGCGAATATGGTGATGGGCCGCGCCGTCGCGCTCTCAATCTGGCGCCCGCGACCCTGGCCTTGCAACCCATCGAGTCGATTGCCGGCATGCCACCGGTGCTCGATCTGGAAGCCCGGCGCGAGGTTGATCTGGCGCCCTGGCTTCTGCTCGTGGCCTATATCCTGGCCATGATCGACCTGGCCATCGCACTGGGGCTGCGTGGAGCCTTGCTGAGCCTGTCACGGGTTGGCGCGGCTTCGTCATTGCTGGCGCTTGCCGTGTTTGCGTTTTTGCCACCGGGCTCTCTGGCACAGGAGACGACGCTCGATGATGCGCGCATTGTCGAACTCGCTGAGAAAATGCACTTCGCCTATGTGGTGACCGGCGACGAGGAGGTCGATACGATCAGCCGCCAAGGGCTGAGCGGGCTGACGATGATTCTACGTACCCGCACCGCGGTGAAGGCCGGCCGGCCCTTCGGTATCAATCCTGGCCGTGACGAACTCGCTTTCTATCCCCTCATCTATTGGCCGGTAACGGACAATCAGGTGTCGCTCTCCGACGATGCTCTAGCCAATATTGACGCCTATCTGCGGGCCGGTGGCATGATCCTCTTCGATACTCGGGACCAGTCCCCTATCGACGTGTTGGGGCGGCGTATCGGCGGCCAGCAGAGCAAGTTAGCGACGATCCTGAGCGATCTCAACGTGCCGCCCCTGAGCCTGGTACCTGTGGACCATGTGCTGCGGCGCTCGTTCTATCTGCTCGACGAATTTCCTGGCCGATGGCGTAGCGGCGAGCTTTGGGTCGAGCGCTACGAGGGCGACGTCAACGACGGTGTTTCGTCTATCATCATAGGCGGCAATGACTATGCCGGCGCCTGGGCTCTCGACGAAGACGGTTATCCTCTCTACCAACTCGTGCCAGGCGGCCAGCGCCAACGCGAGCTGGCCTTACGCTTCGGCGTGAACCTCGCCATGTATGCCTTGTCGGGCAACTATAAGGCGGATCAAGTGCATATACCGGCGATTCTACGGCGACTCGGGCGGCCGGCGCCAGAGGTCACGGAGTAG
- a CDS encoding efflux RND transporter periplasmic adaptor subunit — protein sequence MRFWIGNRAHGALVSAIILTVATTATAQNTAPVGVDTVLAEPLSQTVPVAGRFVARQAGAVAARTEGAITEMTVQIGDHVTAGDVLAVFDVDRLSWRRDLARATAREMEGRLAAANSELSKKKAELTRLEGIRSSAAFNQARYDNAIQDVAIAEGTVAAAAAVLARERAALKLAEDDLRHGRLKAPYNGVVSRRHTEAGAYVRVGDPVVSLVNQDDLEIEADVPYNRIPGLAPDTMVSVNLADGSEHQAIVRALGAEENPLTRTRLVRFTPVPNGGEIANAVGESLAVWLPLGAPRQVVSVHKDAVLKRQGLSLVYVVTVENIAQIRPVELGEAVGPRFVVLDGLAPGEQVVVRGNERLRPGQEVMILPPEEPETAAEAGGDS from the coding sequence ATGCGGTTCTGGATCGGCAATCGCGCGCATGGTGCGCTCGTGTCAGCAATTATCCTGACGGTGGCCACTACGGCAACGGCGCAAAACACTGCGCCTGTGGGCGTGGATACGGTGCTAGCAGAACCTTTATCGCAAACCGTGCCGGTGGCCGGGCGCTTCGTCGCCAGGCAGGCCGGCGCCGTGGCCGCACGCACCGAAGGCGCCATCACCGAGATGACGGTGCAAATCGGTGACCACGTCACTGCCGGTGACGTGCTCGCGGTGTTCGACGTCGACCGCCTGAGCTGGCGGCGCGACCTGGCCCGGGCCACAGCACGCGAGATGGAAGGACGCTTGGCGGCCGCCAATTCCGAGCTCTCAAAGAAGAAGGCGGAGTTGACGCGCCTTGAAGGCATACGCAGCTCCGCTGCCTTCAACCAGGCACGCTACGACAACGCGATACAGGACGTGGCCATCGCCGAAGGCACGGTCGCCGCAGCCGCGGCGGTTCTGGCGCGCGAACGTGCCGCCCTCAAACTAGCCGAGGACGACCTGCGCCACGGCAGGCTCAAAGCACCGTACAACGGTGTGGTCAGCCGGCGCCATACCGAGGCCGGCGCCTATGTCCGCGTCGGCGATCCGGTGGTCTCGCTGGTCAATCAGGATGATCTCGAGATCGAGGCCGACGTACCCTACAACCGCATCCCCGGCCTGGCGCCCGACACCATGGTCAGCGTCAACCTCGCTGATGGCAGTGAGCATCAGGCCATCGTGCGGGCCCTTGGCGCCGAGGAAAACCCGTTAACACGAACGCGGCTGGTGCGCTTCACACCCGTCCCCAACGGAGGCGAGATTGCCAACGCAGTCGGGGAATCGCTCGCGGTCTGGCTACCGCTCGGCGCGCCCCGCCAAGTGGTCAGCGTGCACAAGGACGCGGTTCTCAAGCGCCAGGGTTTGTCACTAGTCTATGTTGTGACGGTCGAGAACATTGCCCAGATTCGGCCCGTCGAGCTTGGCGAAGCCGTCGGCCCGCGCTTCGTGGTGCTGGATGGCCTGGCCCCGGGCGAGCAGGTCGTGGTGCGCGGCAACGAGCGTTTGCGCCCGGGCCAAGAAGTCATGATCTTGCCGCCGGAAGAGCCGGAAACGGCGGCCGAGGCCGGCGGAGACAGCTAG